Proteins from a genomic interval of Yarrowia lipolytica chromosome 1E, complete sequence:
- a CDS encoding uncharacterized protein (Compare to YALI0E01254g, similar to Saccharomyces cerevisiae HIS5 (YIL116W); ancestral locus Anc_2.252, similar to uniprot|P07172 Saccharomyces cerevisiae YIL116w HIS5 histidinol-phosphate aminotransferase): protein MPNTKFNLETLARPNIRALVPYRCARDDYDSGVLLDANENPHGPAIKTNQEESEYSLNRYPDPRQNFVKQLLCDLRNAERQVPKPITPDNIFMGVGSDEAIDALIRCFCVPGKDKLLTCPPTYGMYSVSAQINDVGVTKVPLAADFSLRPDAIIEALNADPTIKLLYICSPGNPTAKLVDEDDVRKVLNADWNGVVVVDEAYIDFTREGASVSTLVNEFPNLVVMQTLSKSFGLAGVRAGFTFSSVEIAALLNNMKAPYNISTPAAEFAARALSQEGVKLMRTYTKDILEQRARILDALPTIEGVGRVIGGMDANFLLFEILNKAGEPDTELAFKVYEQLAESRDVVVRFRGKEPGCAGALRVSIGTKTETDVLLDQLKQAIAALRQ, encoded by the coding sequence ATGCCCAACACGAAATTCAACCTCGAGACCCTCGCACGACCCAATATCAGAGCCCTGGTGCCCTACAGATGCGCCCGAGACGACTACGACTCCGGAGTGCTTCTCGACGCCAATGAGAACCCCCACGGTCCTGCCATCAAAACTAACCAGGAGGAGTCCGAGTACTCGCTGAACCGGTACCCCGATCCTCGACAGAATTTCGTCAAGCAGCTTCTGTGCGATCTCAGAAACGCCGAGCGACAAGTACCCAAGCCCATCACTCCTGACAACATCTTTATGGGAGTAGGATCTGACGAAGCCATTGACGCTCTTATCAGATGCTTCTGTGTCCCCGGCAAGGACAAGCTGCTGACATGTCCCCCTACCtacggtatgtactctGTTTCTGCACAGATCAATGACGTTGGGGTCACTAAGGTCCCTCTGGCTGCCGACTTCAGCCTGCGTCCTGATGCCATCATCGAGGCTCTCAACGCTGATCCCaccatcaagctgctcTACATTTGCTCTCCCGGCAACCCCACCGCCAAGCTtgtggacgaggatgaTGTCCGAAAGGTGCTCAATGCTGACTGGAACggtgttgtagttgttgaCGAGGCCTACATTGATTTCACCCGGGAGGGAGCCTCTGTCTCTACCCTGGTGAATGAATTCCCCAACCTTGTGGTCATGCAGACTCTGTCCAAGTCCTTCGGTCTTGCTGGTGTCCGAGCAGGCTTCACCTTTTCTTCTGTCGAGATTGCTGCTCTGCTCAATAACATGAAGGCTCCCTACAACATCTCCACACCTGCTGCCGAGTTTGCCGCTCGTGCTCTGTCTCAGGAGGGAGTCAAGCTCATGAGGACCTACACCAAGGACATTCTAGAGCAGCGAGCACGTATCCTTGACGCTCTTCCCACCATTGAGGGAGTCGGCCGAGTCATTGGCGGTATGGACGCCAACTTCCTGCTATTTGAGATCCTCAACAAGGCTGGTGAGCCCGACACCGAGCTGGCCTTCAAGGTGTACGAGCAGCTTGCCGAGTCTCGAGATGTGGTGGTGCGATTCCGGGGCAAGGAGCCTGGCTGTGCTGGCGCTCTCAGAGTTTCCATCGGTACTAAAACTGAGACTGACGTTCTTctcgaccagctcaagcagGCAATTGCTGCCCTGAGACAGTAG
- a CDS encoding uncharacterized protein (Compare to YALI0E01276g, similar to Saccharomyces cerevisiae NUP159 (YIL115C); ancestral locus Anc_2.253, weakly similar to uniprot|P40477 Saccharomyces cerevisiae YIL115c NUP159 nuclear pore protein), whose product MTIATLEETHTDKFGFKGLAGGQIQVVPGWGEEELGRKLVQLFDVANSSGLFVAAGNDDAFVVGKLSDLHEIGFTSEFKKSLEDKVTKHKLNGKPSHVGFTSDEKSIYAGVDGELRVFATDKPDTQLKSIVLGDDIAQVLPNPRVASDAAVVTANGSLFFLDLAKGTSKRIEVPESVTRASWSPKGKQLVAGTSGNCSIYQLRPDGSTAAVVEAPTNNEDEVLSGTAEVTEILWLETHLFFVSYSKVDDEDTESSSYLIFRDKNGPTTYKKAEEDLSPPFGDASRGRSWFSAVLRDYAGLDYLIATNFAPSTEITMLTKDEILRATDDSMNATMPYTDFDTSAIGIGLDVTSKDDVDTPIPGASTSDPLPLLWILNNEGRLAGWHIVSLDGIKQHTAGVEPLQKAISEAAKEASTAASLFGGDGGSSQQKTASPSPFAAGPGTASPFAAGASPFAADASPFAAGASGSPFAAGASKLSFSNFKNPTLPDEKPKSENTPTFGSSKFGDMKFGNSSFGSSSFGSSGPGGSGGAFGAKVTFGSGSNPKEPSPVPEAQSTQPTSTPTIQKMDDDSDDEGHNFKFDESMADDLEPTTEGDQTDQLLAALAKDDAPAAKDAPSKDGDSALFAPLTAQKGMGLTSRHAKAKKDDKKDDKEDDTKPVPSFGFNLNKTSASATGKSKFGSQATGGSGFTFGKDSNSESPFLAAAASNPFAGKGFFGSTEKKDEAEEKPKTDSAASNEPKITELSSGDDEGESKKSEQSIADKPKELQVKDQSQPMERVSSREKTPIKELIKKFDSSSSQDLNKEDLQKLKAASGQTKSTPEVAVEDEDDEQEDDALEKLDQASFAKHTTHGKSDTDPAKFDDDAQEKAALEKLDEAGFAKEASSGSSGEAPKTSVKFDDDAEEDEALKRLNEASFTKEANGSSNQEGDSSFAQFDEDDENEFDEFDDDYEDYEGEFTEENVDEEDEEDADYVHVHDERNQTESIDETYEFDDGDDEHDDDFDNSVVDPSLKPPALPVSGVYSGFEPASSLPAAAVERAPMVSTETQTEPEPEPAHEQPEPEPEPEPFAMPLPVPSMKMFEDSSTETPKTLGAAMEQIYLEVESEFETLTENYHLLETYLRDQDAFQEEEYALSITEVEKWRLGGAYELANEVFEELEKVSPYAAKFEGADDDINKCNKGLGVLEYKIARYQSLRPKEEKEEVLRQRALSAREQKLKNSLRVKTEKIRSDLIDLEATVTQMKAQTIFLNGGTYSTSITRIQDTIGRITENFRERLANLDAIEATETLDNLSLASAGDVKAITTGDSSFVGPDESSYFIVPSDAPFANSFRQLMGGRQVM is encoded by the exons ATGACAATTGCAACTCTCGAAGAGACGCATACAGAC AAATTCGGTTTCAAGGGTCTTGCCGGAGGACAAATACAGGTCGTGCCTGGATggggagaggaggagctgggaCGAAAGCTGGTTCAGCTGTTCGATGTGGCAAATTCGAGTGGACTGTTTGTGGCTGCCGGTAACGACGACGCTTTTGTGGTGGGAAAGTTGTCTGATCTCCACGAGATTGGTTTCACGTCTGAGTTCAAGAAGAGTCTTGAGGACAAGGTGACCAAACACAAGCTCAACGGAAAACCCTCTCATGTGGGTTTCACCAGTGACGAGAAGAGCATCTACGCCGGAGTCGATGGTGAGCTCAGGGTCTTTGCCACAGACAAGCCCGATACACAGCTCAAGTCGATTGTGTTGGGAGACGACATTGCGCAAGTGCTGCCCAACCCGCGAGTGGCTTCCGATGCAGCTGTAGTCACTGCCAATGGCTCTCTGTTCTTTTTGGATCTGGCCAAGGGTACCTCCAAGCGCATTGAGGTCCCTGAGTCCGTGACACGTGCATCCTGGTCTCCTAAAGGTAAACAGCTTGTAGCCGGAACATCTGGAAATTGCTCAATCTACCAGCTACGACCAGATGGAAGCACTGCGGCGGTGGTAGAAGCCCCTACAAACAATGAGGATGAGGTTCTTTCTGGAACCGCGGAGGTGACGGAGATTTTGTGGCTCGAAACCCACCTGTTCTTCGTCTCTTACTCCAAGGTTGACGATGAAGATACCGAGTCTTCGTCTTACTTAATCTTCAGAGATAAGAACGGACCCACCACGTACAAGAAGGCGGAAGAAGACCTGTCGCCTCCTTTCGGTGATGCGTCTCGTGGCAGATCGTGGTTTTCTGCTGTTCTGAGAGACTATGCTGGTCTTGATTACCTCATCGCTACAAACTTTGCTCCCTCTACGGAAATCACAATGCTCACCAAAGACGAAATTCTGAGAGCCACAGACGACTCCATGAATGCCACCATGCCCTACACAGATTTCGATACCTCCGCCATTGGTATTGGCTTGGATGTAACCTCAAAGGACGATGTGGACACTCCTATTCCAGGAGCCTCGACCAGCGATCCCCTTCCTCTTTTGTGGATATTGAACAACGAAGGTAGATTAGCGGGATGGCACATTGTCAGTCTGGATGGAATTAAACAGCACACTGCTGGTGTGGAGCCCTTGCAGAAAGCTATCTCTGAagccgccaaggaggcttCAACTGCTGCGAGTCTGttcggtggtgatggaggttCATCCCAACAGAAGACTGCTTCCCCTTCTCCCTTTGCCGCTGGACCTGGCACTGCTTCTCcttttgctgctggtgcgTCTCCCTTTGCTGCTGATGCGTCTCCctttgctgctggagcttctGGGTCGCcttttgctgctggagcttcCAAGCtgagcttctccaacttCAAGAACCCCACTCTTCCAGATGAAAAACCGAAGTCCGAGAATACTCCTACTTTCGGAAGCAGCAAGTTTGGTGACATGAAGTTTGGAAACAGCTCTTTcggctcgtcgtcgttcgGTAGCTCGGGCCCTGGAGGATCGGGTGGAGCTTTTGGAGCTAAGGTCACTTTTGGCAGCGGTTCCAATCCCAAAGAGCCATCTCCTGTCCCTGAAGCTCAGTCGACTCAGCCAACATCAACCCCTACTATCCAAAAGATGGATGATGACAGTGACGACGAGGGCCACAACTTCAAGTTCGATGAAAGCATGGCTGATGACTTGGAACCAACCACTGAAGGCGACCAGACCGATCAGCTGTTGGCTGCTCTGGCAAAGGACGATGCGCCTGCGGCTAAGGATGCGCCGTCTAAGGATGGCGATTCTGCTTTGTTTGCTCCTTTGACTGCCCAGAAAGGTATGGGGCTCACCAGCCGTCATGCtaaggccaagaaggatgacaagaaggacgacaaggaggatgacACGAAACCTGTACCTTCATTTGGCTTTAatctcaacaagaccaGTGCTTCTGCCACAGGTAAATCTAAGTTTGGATCTCAAGCAACTGGTGGAAGTGGGTTTACTTTCGGAAAAGATTCCAACTCTGAGTCCCCCTTCCTCGCAGCCGCAGCTTCCAACCCTTTCGCTGGTAAGGGTTTCTTTGGCAGcacagagaagaaggatgagGCGGAGGAAAAGCCCAAGACTGACTCTGCTGCCTCTAACGAGCCCAAAATCACGGAGCTTTCCAGTGGGGACGATGAGGGCGAGTCCAAGAAGTCTGAACAATCTATTGcagacaagcccaaggagctACAGGTCAAGGATCAGTCTCAACCCATGGAGCGTGTGTCTTCGCGAGAAAAGACGcccatcaaggagctcataAAGAAGTTTgactcgtcttcttctcaggacctcaacaaggaggatcTACAGAAGCTTAAGGCCGCATCTGGACAGACTAAGAGCACCCCCGAGGTGGCTGTCGAGGACGAAGATGATGAGCAGGAGGATGATGCtcttgagaagctggatCAGGCCAGTTTTGCCAAGCATACAACTCACGGAAAGTCCGATACAGACCCTGCCAAATTCGACGACGATGCTCAGGAGAAGGCGGCtcttgagaagctggatGAGGCTGGTTTCGCTAAGGAAGCATCTTCGGGCTCTTCTGGGGAAGCTCCCAAGACTTCTGTTAAGTTCGATGATGatgccgaggaggatgaggcGCTCAAGAGACTCAACGAGGCCAGTTTCACTAAGGAAGCCAATGGCAGTTCTAACCAGGAAGGGGACTCGAGCTTTGCACAGTTcgatgaggatgacgagaATGAGTTTGATGAGTTTGACGACGACTACGAGGATTACGAGGGCGAGTTTACGGAGGAGAatgtggacgaggaggacgaggaggatgccGATTACGTGCACGTGCACGATGAACGAAACCAGACCGAGTCGATTGACGAGACCTATGAGTTTGATGATGGGGACGACGAGCATGACGACGATTTCGACAACTCCGTTGTTGATCCCTCTCTCAAACCTCCTGCTCTTCCGGTCTCTGGCGTCTACTCGGGCTTTGAGCCTGCCAGCTctcttcctgctgctgctgttgagagAGCTCCTATGGTGTCAACAGAGACTCAGACCGAACCAGAGCCTGAACCTGCTCACGAACAACCCGAACCCGAACCCGAACCCGAACCGTTCGCGATGCCTCTTCCTGTTCCCTCCATGAAGATGTTTGAGGATTCCAGCACCGAGACTCCCAAAACTCTGGGTGCTGCTATGGAACAGATCTACCTGGAGGTCGAATCAGAGTTTGAGACTCTCACAGAGAATTACCACCTTCTGGAGACGTACCTGAGAGACCAGGACGCTTTCCAGGAAGAAGAGTACGCGCTCAGCATTACggaggtggaaaagtgGAGACTTGGGGGCGCTTATGAGCTGGCAAATGAGGTCTTCGAGGAACTGGAAAAGGTTTCTCCTTATGCTGCCAAGTTTGAGGGTGCCGACGATGACATTAACAAGTGCAACAAGGGACTGGGTGTTCTTGAATACAAGATTGCCCGTTACCAAAGTCTTCGACCTaaggaggagaaagaggagGTTCTCCGCCAGCGAGCTCTGTCGGCACGAGAGCAAAAGCTCAAGAACAGTCTTCGAGTCAAGACCGAGAAGATTAGATCTGATCTGATTGACCTTGAGGCTACAGTTACCCAGATGAAGGCCCAGACTATTTTCCTCAATGGAGGTACTTATTCTACCTCCATTACTCGAATCCAGGATACTATTGGCCGTATCACTGAGAACTTCCGAGAGCGTCTCGCCAACCTGGATGCCATTGAGGCGACCGAGACTCTCGATAATCTCTCGCTTGCATCTGCGGGAGATGTCAAGGCAATTACAACTGGCGATAGTTCTTTTGTTGGTCCTGACGAGTCCTCTTATTTTATCGTTCCATCCGACGCCCCTTTTGCTAACAGCTTCCGACAGCTCATGGGAGGTCGACAGGTTATGTAA
- a CDS encoding uncharacterized protein (Compare to YALI0E01298g, uniprot|Q8J0I7 Yarrowia lipolytica Putative sterol carrier protein) → MRLEVVLSVLEDTLNGGSLHDVALNLELAGHEESLGVSLTLNELLEVVVRESELDVSITLGGLVALADVTVVLEVKVPRLGLASLVLEVEDNDGVGLLDGLSLLLGLRGVVKTVTDDVEDDRRSEAVDLERHCCFCVMNKRYSGELNRRMHPTYIYVVRLTICI, encoded by the coding sequence ATGCGCTTAGAGGTTGTTCTGAGCGTTCTTGAGGATACCCTCAATGGCGGCAGCCTTCATGACGTTGCCCTTAaccttgagcttgccgGTCATGAAGAGTCGCTGGGCGTTAGCCTTACCCTcaacgagctgctggaagtGGTCGTCAGAGAGAGTGAGCTGGATGTCAGCATCACCCTTGGGGGACTTGTTGCCCTTGCCGACGTCACCGTCGTTCTTGAGGTCAAGGTACCAAGACTCGGTCTTGCCAGccttgttcttgaggttgaagacaatgatggcgttggccttcttgatggaCTCAGCCTTCTGCTTGGCCTGAGAGGGGTCGTTAAGACCGTCACGGATGACGTCGAAGATGATAGAAGAAGTGAAGCCGTCGACCTTGAGAGAcattgttgtttttgtgtaATGAATAAGAGATATTCTGGGGAGCTAAACCGGAGGATGCACCCTACCTATATATATGTCGTTAGATTGACTATATGCATTTAA
- a CDS encoding uncharacterized protein (Compare to YALI0E01320g, similar to Saccharomyces cerevisiae LST7 (YGR057C); ancestral locus Anc_4.198, weakly similar to uniprot|P53237 Saccharomyces cerevisiae YGR057c LST7 required for amino acid permease transport from the Golgi to the cell surface), translated as MGHDKVLNLGQTCRTTTFINASTNTFLHQIMALLLCFAHFCDLHGPTSILCCQKTKETTPNECSTCANCQLILPNDATTLRSNIGEHTYVSSQCAVGEDDYSKVRKACLKLLSSETTFSDTPLMFGDSSGATIGYVFKVNDNESRGGIRKYGFLCLGEEKRLMDNWIPITERFESMGGWIKTQVTKHQEMKDKSDWADSFRREAFTKPKNLVSMTKDDEFYVKVHAGLSDLLNKVA; from the exons ATGGGTCATGATAAAGTTCTTAATCTGGGGCAGACGTGCAGAACAACAACTTTCATTAACGCATCCACCAACACCTTTTTGCACCAAATCATGGCACTACTG CTCTGTTTTGCACATTTCTGCGACTTGCATGGCCCGACTTCGATACTGTGTTGTCAGAAAACGAAGGAGACCACACCAAACGAGTGTTCGACGTGCGCAAATTGCCAGCTGATCCTGCCAAATGATGCCACAACTCTACGATCTAATATTGGCGAGCACACATACGTGTCTTCTCAATGTGCCGTCGGGGAGGATGACTACTCCAAGGTTCGAAAGGCCTgtctcaagctgctgagTAGTGAAACCACCTTCTCGGATACTCCTCTCATGTTTGGCGACTCATCTGGAGCCACCATTGGTTACGTGTTCAAGGTGAACGACAACGAGTCTCGTGGTGGGATTCGAAAGTACGGCTTTCTCTGTCTGGGGGAAGAAAAGCGTCTGATGGACAACTGGATTCCCATCACCGAGCGATTCGAAAGCATGGGAGGATGGATCAAGACACAGGTGACGAAGCATCAGGAGATGAAGGACAAGAGCGACTGGGCCGATTCGTTCAGACGAGAGGCGTTTACTAAACCCAAGAATCTCGTGAGCATGaccaaggacgacgagttcTACGTCAAGGTGCATGCTGGTCTGAGTGATTTACTCAACAAGGTGGCGTAG
- a CDS encoding uncharacterized protein (Compare to YALI0E01364g, weakly similar to uniprot|P18851 Saccharomyces cerevisiae YOR212w STE4 GTP-binding protein beta subunit of the pheromone pathway) — protein MTDILRPDTPPSPTVEDLHERLSLLKGKCAAMRENIVHQRSQFMNATLPSLATDLRPISSTPLKVRHKLKGHRGKINSCDWASNSQYVLSVAMDGLALMWDAYSSLKSRVFLLPSCYVLSCALPPSCGYLASGGLDNRVSIHSMTQSADETDPSVPYGSGSSTRMKGLTKSEPMAILKGHSAYVADLCFLTDQQIISASGDMTCCIWDVNTGRRVSTLYDHLGDVSSVTKHPSKMQIVATASNDKTVKIWDLRIARCVQTFQGHNKDVTSVDFFPDGNAVLSGGDDSTARLFDMRTDCQMNIYSAPDIMSPVNSVAVTPSGRIMFCGHDTGEVVAWDTIKCTYLGPITKHLGPVTKVKVSPDGVGVLSSSWDETMTVLSL, from the coding sequence ATGACAGATATTCTCCGGCCAGATActcccccctcccccaccgTTGAAGATCTCCATGAGCGGCTGTCGTTACTCAAAGGCAAATGTGCCGCCATGAGAGAGAACATTGTTCATCAGAGAAGCCAATTTATGAATGCCACCCTTCCAAGTCTTGCCACAGACCTCCGGCCCATCAGTTCAACCCCCCTGAAGGTGCGACACAAACTCAAGGGACACAGAGGCAAGATAAACAGCTGCGACTGGGCCTCCAACTCACAATATGTGCTCAGTGTAGCTATGGACGGTCTGGCTCTCATGTGGGACGCCTACTCGTCTCTAAAGTCCAGAgtcttccttcttccaAGCTGCTACGTGCTCTCCTGTGCATTACCTCCCTCGTGTGGCTACCTGGCATCGGGTGGTCTAGATAACAGGGTCTCAATCCACTCCATGACTCAGTCGGCTGATGAGACAGACCCTTCTGTTCCCTACGGTTCAGGGTCGTCGACCAGAATGAAGGGACTTACCAAAAGCGAGCCCATGGCCATTCTCAAGGGACACTCTGCATATGTGGCGGACTTGTGTTTCCTGACTGACCAACAGATCATCTCAGCCTCCGGAGACATGACATGCTGCATCTGGGATGTCAATACAGGCCGACGTGTTTCGACCCTGTATGACCATCTAGGAGACGTCTCTTCTGTGACCAAACACCCCTCTAAGATGCAGATTGTCGCCACGGCTTCCAACGATAAAACAGTCAAGATCTGGGATCTCCGAATCGCCAGATGTGTCCAGACCTTTCAGGGGCACAATAAGGATGTAACTTCAGTGGACTTCTTTCCCGATGGAAATGCAGTTCTCTCTGGAGGTGACGATTCAACTGCAAGACTGTTTGACATGAGAACTGATTGCCAAATGAACATTTATAGTGCCCCAGACATAATGTCTCCTGTCAACTCGGTGGCTGTAACACCCTCAGGACGGATCATGTTCTGTGGCCATGACACAGGTGAAGTGGTAGCTTGGGACACCATCAAATGCACCTACCTCGGCCCAATCACGAAGCATCTTGGTCCTGTTACCAAAGTAAAGGTCTCCCCAGACGGAGTGGGTGTCCtatcttcttcttgggacGAAACTATGACAGTTCTGTCTCTGTAA
- a CDS encoding uncharacterized protein (Compare to YALI0E01386g, no similarity), which yields MSLLSLPPETIAVILAFTSVEDLHNLRNSCCCLREAVDNSSHALTAARALCAPWMQPADGSSAAGWLSLAMAELRRRDTMHGHARHHHQADYHHTSYHDALDLTSPTDGLASLPLVEYAEEPEPVQTINHNLAPEASLYADIFPDGTLSISRAISDEYETKLCFRRQIVFTHNFPIYPQTYGDYASNVYTPPVDGVQELNYARKTWFWRVVRNILEDDRVIRRFHVSKAMYDGYLTALLRLRSTKLAPGMSPEMEWHRLGHSGSSSAGSTSDSSTGSIGLCEEYELLRQKCIAPGRRNNIKTQSIRIHMPCSESARVFVYGHDTFICISNSLEDPVLKRNDFFWVDWANSKTFRLCSTISPHGPTHPQHQHHPFIVDNRFFLLYRNQLVEWAMNASSQFVPIGKTRLDLSYRRDFSLMPLLDTRTPVITGQMFVDTNNRSYSKVTLGDSSNSFHVLGVLNGQKRDWTYQYLRELTEKLAMYRMPLNTWCHLDKILPHVVLSGGVQGEEQERIRGAVSPTHSI from the coding sequence ATGTCCCTGCTCAGCCTGCCTCCAGAAACCATAGCCGTGATTCTCGCCTTTACCTCTGTTGAAGATCTCCACAACCTGCGAAACTCGTGCTGCTGTCTAAGAGAAGCAGTCGACAACAGCTCCCACGCTCTCACCGCCGCCAGGGCTCTCTGTGCACCATGGATGCAACCAGCCGACGGGTCCAGCGCAGCGGGATGGCTCTCCCTCGCCATGGCCGAACTGCGTCGTAGAGACACCATGCATGGACATGCAcgacaccatcaccaagcCGACTACCACCACACCTCCTACCATGACGCCCTGGATCTGACCTCTCCCACAGACGGACTGGCCTCCCTGCCGTTAGTAGAGTACGCCGAGGAGCCTGAGCCGGTCCAAACCATCAACCACAACCTCGCACCCGAAGCAAGCCTATATGCAGACATCTTCCCTGACGGAACGCTGTCGATATCCCGAGCAATATCCGACGAATACGAAACAAAACTGTGCTTTCGCCGCCAGATTGTCTTCACCCACAACTTCCCCATCTATCCACAAACCTATGGCGACTATGCATCAAATGTGTACACCCCTCCGGTAGACGGTGTTCAAGAACTCAATTACGCCCGCAAAACGTGGTTTTGGAGAGTAGTTAGAAATATACTGGAGGATGACCGTGTAATTCGCCGCTTCCACGTGTCCAAGGCCATGTACGACGGATATCTCACGGCTCTGCTTCGCTTACGCTCCACTAAACTGGCTCCAGGCATGTCTCCCGAAATGGAATGGCATCGGTTGGGTCACTCGGGCAGCAGTAGTGCTGGCTCTACTTCTGACTCCAGTACCGGCTCCATTGGCTTGTGTGAGGAATACGAGCTGTTGCGACAAAAGTGCATTGCTCCAGGTCGCCGGAATAACATCAAAACACAATCTATTCGCATACACATGCCGTGTTCCGAGTCCGCCCGTGTATTTGTGTACGGCCACGACACCTTTATTTGCATTTCCAACTCGCTTGAGGACCCTGTGTTGAAGCGGAATGACTTCTTCTGGGTTGACTGGGCCAACAGTAAGACGTTCCGTCTCTGTTCAACGATATCCCCCCATGGCCCCACGCATCCGCAACATCAGCATCATCCCTTCATAGTAGATAACCGCTTCTTTTTGCTGTATCGAAACCAGCTGGTTGAATGGGCCATGAATGCATCTTCTCAATTTGTGCCGATTGGTAAGACCAGGCTAGACCTGTCGTACAGACGCGACTTTTCGCTGATGCCCCTGCTCGATACCCGCACCCCTGTCATCACTGGTCAGATGTTTGtcgacaccaacaacagGAGTTACTCCAAGGTGACGCTGGGAGACTCGTCCAACTCATTCCACGTGCTCGGAGTGCTCAATGGGCAGAAGCGCGACTGGACGTACCAGTATCTGCGGGAGCTGACGGAGAAGCTAGCCATGTACCGAATGCCTCTCAACACGTGGTGTCATTTGGACAAGATCTTGCCGCATGTGGTGCTCAGTGGTGGTGTCCAAGGTGAAGAGCAGGAGCGGATTCGAGGAGCAGTCTCGCCCACGCACTCTATATAA